Proteins from a genomic interval of Quercus lobata isolate SW786 chromosome 11, ValleyOak3.0 Primary Assembly, whole genome shotgun sequence:
- the LOC115969161 gene encoding 7-deoxyloganetin glucosyltransferase-like isoform X1: MGSTTTATRPHVVCVPAPLQGHINPMLKLAKLLHHKGFHVTFVNTEYIHKRLLWSRGPSSLDGLPDFHFETITDGLPPVDADVSQDIIALAESTTKACLLPLCNLISKLNDTSSSNVPPVTCIVADGCMSFTLDAADKFGIPCVLFWTPSACGFLSYMHYRHLVERGLIPLKDTSYLTNGYLETTIDWIPGMKNIRLKDLPSFVRTTDENDIMLNFKIRETERALRASAIILNTFDPFEQKVLDALSSMLPRVYTVGPLMLLADQIKDDNLKSIGCNLWKEESGCVEWLNSKEPNSVIYVNYGSITTMTPHQVNEFAWGLANSEKPFLWIIRSDLVGGNSAIVPSEFVTKTKDRGMLASWCHQEQILKHPSIGCFLTHSGWNSMLESVCCGVPIISWPFFAEQLTNCRYCCVEWGIGMEIDNNVQRDEVEKLVRELMDGEKGKELKKKAMEWKIKAENATKPRGSSYQNMDKLISQVLLAGNV, encoded by the exons atgggttccACTACAACAGCTACTAGACCTCATGTAGTTTGCGTCCCAGCACCACTTCAAGGCCACATAAATCCAATGCTCAAACTAGCCAAACTCCTCCACCATAAAGGCTTTCACGTAACTTTTGTAAACACAGAGTATATCCACAAACGTTTACTCTGGTCTAGGGGTCCCAGCTCCCTTGATGGCTTGCCTGACTTTCACTTCGAAACCATTACCGATGGACTCCCGCCAGTAGACGCAGATGTCAGCCAAGACATCATCGCTCTTGCTGAATCCACCACAAAGGCTTGCCTACTCCCACTTTGCAACCTCATCTCCAAACTCAACGACACTTCGTCTTCGAATGTGCCTCCTGTTACCTGTATTGTCGCAGATGGTTGTATGTCCTTCACTCTTGATGCTGCTGACAAGTTTGGAATTCCGTGTGTGCTTTTCTGGACGCCTAGCGCTTGCGGCTTCTTGAGCTATATGCATTATCGCCATCTAGTTGAACGAGGTTTAATACCCCTCAAAG ATACGAGCTATCTAACAAATGGATACTTAGAAACTACAATCGATTGGATTCCCGGGATGAAAAATATTCGTCTTAAGGATCTTCCAAGTTTTGTTAGAACTACAGATGAGAATGACATCATGCTCAACTTCAAAATCCGCGAAACTGAGAGAGCTCTAAGAGCTTCAGCTATCATTTTGAACACATTTGACCCATTTGAACAAAAAGTGTTGGATGCTCTATCTTCCATGCTTCCTCGTGTATACACTGTTGGACCACTTATGTTGCTGGCTGATCAAATAAAGGACGATAACTTGAAATCAATAGGTTGCAATCTATGGAAAGAAGAATCGGGTTGTGTGGAATGGTTAAATTCAAAAGAACCCAACTCGGTAATATATGTAAATTATGGTAGTATAACTACCATGACGCCTCACCAGGTCAATGAGTTTGCTTGGGGGTTAGCAAATAGTGAAAAACCCTTCTTGTGGATTATAAGGTCTGATCTTGTGGGAGGCAATTCAGCTATTGTTCCTTCTGAATTTGTTACCAAAACTAAAGATAGAGGCATGTTAGCAAGTTGGTGTCATCAAGAACAAATCCTAAAGCACCCGTCAATAGGGTGTTTTTTAACACATAGCGGGTGGAATTCAATGCTTGAGAGTGTGTGTTGTGGAGTTCCAATTATCTCTTGGCCTTTTTTTGCTGAACAACTGACAAATTGTCGATATTGTTGTGTAGAGTGGGGCATTGGTATGGAGATAGATAATAACGTCCAAAGAGATGAAGTGGAGAAACTTGTTAGAGAATTAATGGATGgtgagaaaggaaaagaattgaagaagaagGCAATGGAGTGGAAGATAAAGGCAGAGAATGCTACCAAACCTAGAGGTTCTTCTTACCAAAATATGGACAAATTGATTTCCCAAGTTCTCTTAGCTGGAAATGTTTGA
- the LOC115969161 gene encoding 7-deoxyloganetin glucosyltransferase-like isoform X2 — MKNIRLKDLPSFVRTTDENDIMLNFKIRETERALRASAIILNTFDPFEQKVLDALSSMLPRVYTVGPLMLLADQIKDDNLKSIGCNLWKEESGCVEWLNSKEPNSVIYVNYGSITTMTPHQVNEFAWGLANSEKPFLWIIRSDLVGGNSAIVPSEFVTKTKDRGMLASWCHQEQILKHPSIGCFLTHSGWNSMLESVCCGVPIISWPFFAEQLTNCRYCCVEWGIGMEIDNNVQRDEVEKLVRELMDGEKGKELKKKAMEWKIKAENATKPRGSSYQNMDKLISQVLLAGNV, encoded by the coding sequence ATGAAAAATATTCGTCTTAAGGATCTTCCAAGTTTTGTTAGAACTACAGATGAGAATGACATCATGCTCAACTTCAAAATCCGCGAAACTGAGAGAGCTCTAAGAGCTTCAGCTATCATTTTGAACACATTTGACCCATTTGAACAAAAAGTGTTGGATGCTCTATCTTCCATGCTTCCTCGTGTATACACTGTTGGACCACTTATGTTGCTGGCTGATCAAATAAAGGACGATAACTTGAAATCAATAGGTTGCAATCTATGGAAAGAAGAATCGGGTTGTGTGGAATGGTTAAATTCAAAAGAACCCAACTCGGTAATATATGTAAATTATGGTAGTATAACTACCATGACGCCTCACCAGGTCAATGAGTTTGCTTGGGGGTTAGCAAATAGTGAAAAACCCTTCTTGTGGATTATAAGGTCTGATCTTGTGGGAGGCAATTCAGCTATTGTTCCTTCTGAATTTGTTACCAAAACTAAAGATAGAGGCATGTTAGCAAGTTGGTGTCATCAAGAACAAATCCTAAAGCACCCGTCAATAGGGTGTTTTTTAACACATAGCGGGTGGAATTCAATGCTTGAGAGTGTGTGTTGTGGAGTTCCAATTATCTCTTGGCCTTTTTTTGCTGAACAACTGACAAATTGTCGATATTGTTGTGTAGAGTGGGGCATTGGTATGGAGATAGATAATAACGTCCAAAGAGATGAAGTGGAGAAACTTGTTAGAGAATTAATGGATGgtgagaaaggaaaagaattgaagaagaagGCAATGGAGTGGAAGATAAAGGCAGAGAATGCTACCAAACCTAGAGGTTCTTCTTACCAAAATATGGACAAATTGATTTCCCAAGTTCTCTTAGCTGGAAATGTTTGA